A region of Mesorhizobium sp. AR02 DNA encodes the following proteins:
- a CDS encoding carbohydrate ABC transporter permease, translated as MSAPGLTIPAARRRQDREPWTFERIIVHALLILFVLLAIGPVLIVIINSLKTTPAIFSGPFDLPTAKTFSLEGYKRVFTRGNFIVNYRNSLIVTVTTIVLTVVLSTLAAFALVEYRVRAASLLSGLFVLGIMLPIRLGTIPLIQMMLAWRLMDTLAALILVYTAMSIPIAVTLMVTYFRTVPTDLKEAARMDGASELRTFWIVLPLVRPGLAAVAALTMLPVWNDLWFPLILAPSRQNQTVTLGVQRFVGQFMNDYPALLAALTLGAVPLVLLFTLFSRQFISGLSKGYSK; from the coding sequence ATGAGCGCTCCAGGCCTCACCATTCCAGCCGCCCGTCGCCGCCAGGATCGCGAACCCTGGACATTCGAACGCATCATCGTGCACGCACTGTTGATCCTGTTCGTGCTGCTTGCCATCGGACCGGTGCTGATCGTCATCATCAATTCGCTGAAGACGACGCCGGCGATCTTCAGCGGGCCGTTCGACCTGCCGACGGCCAAGACCTTCAGCCTCGAAGGCTACAAGCGCGTCTTCACGCGTGGCAATTTCATCGTCAACTACCGCAACAGCCTCATTGTCACGGTGACGACGATCGTGCTGACGGTGGTGCTGTCGACGCTCGCCGCCTTTGCGCTGGTCGAATACCGGGTGCGGGCGGCGTCGCTGCTTAGCGGCCTGTTCGTGCTCGGCATCATGCTGCCGATCCGGCTCGGCACCATCCCGCTCATCCAGATGATGCTCGCCTGGAGACTGATGGACACGCTGGCGGCGCTCATCCTCGTCTACACCGCCATGAGTATCCCGATCGCGGTGACGTTGATGGTCACCTATTTCCGCACCGTGCCGACCGATCTCAAGGAAGCTGCCCGCATGGATGGCGCGAGCGAGCTGCGCACCTTCTGGATCGTGCTGCCGCTGGTCAGGCCGGGCCTCGCCGCTGTCGCAGCGCTGACCATGCTGCCGGTCTGGAACGACCTCTGGTTCCCGCTGATCCTGGCGCCAAGCCGGCAGAACCAGACGGTGACGCTCGGCGTGCAGCGGTTCGTCGGCCAATTCATGAACGACTATCCGGCACTGCTCGCCGCGCTGACGCTCGGCGCGGTGCCGCTGGTGCTGCTGTTCACCCTGTTCTCGCGGCAATTCATCAGCGGCCTGAGCAAGGGCTACAGCAAATAG
- a CDS encoding carbohydrate ABC transporter permease, with product MISPAAAYRNLLLFVLPALAVYLVFAVLPLATSIVMSFFQTSGASGDVFVGFANYERLFTHPTISARFWNALLNNMQYFAIHLIVEVPMGLLLAALLTSGKLARSEGIYRTLLFIPATLSVVIVGFVWRLIINPLWGLVGFPLLGTESTALTTISLMSVWQYFGIPMVFLYSALLAVPNELVEAANIDGAGGWTTFWKIKFPLIAPQFGLIAILTYIWTFNGFDLVFALNGSAPGPNYSTDILGTYFYRTFFGSSGQLADLDLGSAVATVIFLTVLLVTAAYFWLIQRRLKSYSV from the coding sequence TTGATATCTCCCGCTGCCGCTTACCGAAACCTGCTGCTGTTCGTGCTGCCGGCGCTGGCCGTCTATCTGGTCTTTGCCGTGCTGCCGCTGGCGACCTCGATCGTCATGAGCTTCTTCCAGACCAGCGGCGCCTCGGGTGATGTCTTCGTCGGCTTCGCCAATTACGAGCGCCTGTTCACCCACCCGACCATCAGCGCCCGCTTCTGGAATGCGTTGCTCAACAACATGCAGTATTTCGCCATCCACCTGATCGTCGAAGTGCCGATGGGGCTGCTGCTGGCGGCGTTGCTGACGTCAGGCAAACTGGCGCGGTCGGAAGGCATCTACCGCACCTTGCTGTTCATTCCGGCGACGCTGTCGGTGGTCATTGTCGGCTTCGTCTGGCGCTTGATCATCAACCCGCTCTGGGGCCTGGTCGGCTTTCCCTTGCTGGGTACGGAATCGACAGCACTCACCACCATTTCGCTGATGTCGGTCTGGCAGTATTTCGGCATTCCGATGGTCTTCCTCTACAGCGCCCTGCTGGCGGTGCCCAACGAGCTTGTCGAAGCCGCCAACATCGACGGCGCCGGCGGCTGGACGACCTTCTGGAAGATCAAGTTCCCGCTGATCGCGCCGCAATTCGGGCTGATCGCGATCCTCACCTACATTTGGACCTTCAACGGCTTCGACTTGGTGTTCGCGCTCAACGGCTCGGCACCCGGACCGAACTACAGCACCGACATTCTCGGCACCTACTTCTACCGCACCTTCTTCGGCTCGAGCGGGCAGCTTGCCGATCTCGATCTGGGTAGCGCGGTCGCAACGGTCATCTTCCTCACGGTGTTGCTGGTCACCGCGGCCTATTTCTGGCTGATCCAGCGCCGCCTGAAATCCTATTCGGTCTAG
- a CDS encoding ABC transporter substrate-binding protein: MRSIRVSIPLAATLGVMFSGGVGAAFADPVTITLNSWRTEDIAVWQDTILPAFEAKHPDIKVEFAPINTNEYNAAIQSQIEGGAGGDLITCRPFDVNREWIKRGYFESLEGLPGLANFDKTSRAAWSGADDKAYCLPVAAVLAGFYYNADIFKELGLKVPTTSAEFIDVLTAIKKDGRYTPLAYGAAESWQLAYNGLYSIGPAYWKGEEGRLGLIDGKKKLTDPEFVDAIAAFAAWKPFLPAGQESLNYADMTQLFTLGKAAILPDGSWDINQATSTGLNVGVFGPPVPKAGDKRYLQEMPDMGIGINAKSTHKDAAKTFLDWVAGPEFQELYVNAAPGFFAMSSKPVTYKNKLAQDFADLKKGAELTPRLALDRLSAGTPPLDDETWRLLQVMFTKSDVTPQQVATELQAGLASWYGPQKK, encoded by the coding sequence ATGCGTTCCATACGTGTATCGATCCCGCTGGCGGCGACGCTCGGCGTGATGTTTTCAGGCGGTGTCGGTGCCGCGTTTGCCGACCCGGTCACCATCACCTTGAACAGCTGGCGCACCGAGGATATCGCGGTGTGGCAGGACACCATCCTTCCGGCCTTCGAGGCCAAGCATCCCGACATCAAGGTCGAGTTCGCGCCGATCAACACCAATGAATACAACGCCGCCATCCAGTCGCAGATCGAAGGCGGCGCCGGCGGCGACCTGATCACCTGCCGCCCCTTCGACGTGAACCGCGAATGGATCAAGCGCGGCTATTTCGAGTCGCTCGAAGGCCTGCCGGGCCTGGCAAATTTCGACAAAACCTCGCGGGCCGCGTGGTCGGGCGCCGACGACAAGGCCTACTGCCTGCCGGTCGCCGCCGTGCTCGCCGGCTTCTACTACAACGCCGACATCTTCAAGGAACTGGGCCTGAAGGTGCCGACCACCAGCGCCGAGTTCATCGATGTGCTCACGGCGATCAAGAAGGACGGCCGCTACACGCCGCTGGCCTATGGCGCGGCCGAATCCTGGCAGCTCGCCTATAACGGCCTCTACTCGATCGGCCCCGCCTACTGGAAAGGCGAGGAGGGCCGGCTCGGCCTGATCGACGGCAAGAAGAAGCTGACCGATCCCGAATTCGTCGACGCCATCGCTGCCTTCGCAGCCTGGAAGCCGTTCCTGCCCGCCGGGCAGGAGAGCTTGAACTATGCCGACATGACGCAGCTGTTCACGCTCGGCAAGGCGGCCATCCTTCCCGACGGTTCATGGGACATCAACCAGGCGACCTCGACCGGCCTCAATGTCGGTGTGTTCGGTCCGCCGGTGCCGAAAGCCGGTGACAAGCGCTACCTGCAGGAAATGCCGGACATGGGCATCGGCATCAACGCCAAGAGCACGCACAAGGACGCGGCAAAAACCTTCCTCGACTGGGTGGCCGGGCCTGAGTTCCAGGAACTCTATGTCAACGCCGCCCCCGGCTTCTTCGCCATGAGCTCGAAGCCGGTCACCTACAAGAACAAGCTGGCGCAGGATTTCGCCGACCTGAAGAAGGGCGCCGAGCTGACCCCGCGTTTGGCGCTGGATCGTCTGAGTGCCGGCACGCCGCCGCTCGACGACGAGACCTGGCGTCTGCTGCAGGTGATGTTCACCAAATCCGACGTCACGCCGCAGCAGGTCGCCACTGAACTCCAGGCCGGCCTTGCCTCCTGGTACGGACCGCAGAAGAAGTAA
- a CDS encoding Gfo/Idh/MocA family protein, whose translation MIGVGILGSGFIAETYADSLLDVRNAELVACSSRSFERATAFAKKWGPKVTAHRDIDALCADKAVELVVIALPNEIHLEAVRIAAKHGKAVICTKPLARTGKEAQEILDIVQRAGIWHGYAECAVFSPNIAKAHQMIQAGGIGNLLTMRAREAHSGPHAPHFWNAELAGGGALLDMGCHTVESARHFFGKDNEITEVMAWGATLVHGDKTTGEDTAIALLKFAGGQLATIESSWIEKGGMQLRHELVGSAGRIVTDTSVGPVWGFIEKPVGYLVEKADAETGWVYPVPEETRAYGFSQQMRHFVEHFAAGTTPLETFEDGVIVNHIIDACYRSMRTGVWEKIRGD comes from the coding sequence ATGATTGGCGTTGGAATTCTGGGCTCGGGCTTCATCGCCGAGACCTATGCGGACTCGCTGCTCGACGTGCGCAATGCCGAGCTGGTCGCCTGCTCGTCGCGCAGTTTCGAACGCGCCACAGCCTTCGCGAAGAAGTGGGGTCCCAAGGTTACCGCCCACAGGGACATCGACGCGCTGTGCGCCGACAAGGCGGTCGAGCTGGTGGTGATCGCGCTGCCCAATGAAATCCATCTCGAAGCCGTCAGGATCGCCGCCAAGCACGGCAAGGCCGTGATCTGCACCAAGCCATTGGCGCGCACCGGCAAGGAGGCGCAGGAGATCCTCGACATCGTCCAGCGCGCCGGCATCTGGCACGGCTATGCCGAATGCGCGGTGTTTTCGCCCAACATCGCCAAGGCCCACCAGATGATCCAGGCCGGCGGCATCGGCAATCTGCTCACCATGCGCGCCCGCGAGGCGCATTCGGGGCCGCATGCACCGCATTTCTGGAACGCCGAACTCGCCGGCGGCGGCGCCCTGCTCGACATGGGCTGCCACACCGTCGAAAGCGCGCGTCACTTCTTCGGCAAGGACAACGAAATCACCGAGGTGATGGCGTGGGGCGCAACGCTGGTGCACGGTGACAAGACAACCGGGGAAGACACGGCGATCGCGCTGCTGAAATTCGCCGGCGGCCAGCTGGCCACGATCGAATCCTCGTGGATCGAGAAAGGCGGCATGCAGCTGCGTCACGAACTGGTCGGCTCGGCCGGCCGCATCGTCACCGACACGTCGGTCGGGCCGGTCTGGGGTTTCATCGAGAAGCCGGTGGGCTATCTCGTCGAGAAGGCCGATGCCGAGACCGGCTGGGTCTATCCGGTGCCCGAGGAAACTCGCGCCTACGGTTTTTCGCAACAGATGCGGCATTTTGTGGAACACTTCGCGGCGGGGACGACGCCGCTGGAAACGTTCGAGGATGGCGTCATCGTCAACCACATAATTGACGCCTGCTACCGTTCGATGCGAACGGGCGTGTGGGAAAAGATCAGGGGTGACTGA
- a CDS encoding GntR family transcriptional regulator: MEGSPLQSDGPEPLWRQAADAILQEIASGKLASGARLPAERDLFTRMSISRVTLRRALQSLVEEGVLTPSHGRGWYVSAKVPKEFPNTLESFSETARRLGLTPSSDVLRAEQAPASLDEAEELAIAPGATLFHLERIRRLDQVPVAVDTSFFAASLVPDLGRIDFRNASLFGLLIDAGVDLARAETTIEAHDADPVLARHLDIDVGKSTLVMRQLIVDTAGRPLLSSTIRYAGDRYRLRTSFSRTGKTAAPRIAPPRVDRE, encoded by the coding sequence ATGGAGGGCTCGCCACTGCAGTCGGACGGACCGGAGCCACTCTGGCGGCAAGCGGCCGATGCGATCCTGCAGGAGATCGCCAGCGGCAAGCTAGCCTCGGGCGCGCGGCTGCCGGCCGAGCGCGACCTGTTCACGCGCATGTCGATCTCAAGGGTGACCTTGCGCCGGGCCCTGCAGAGCCTTGTCGAGGAAGGCGTGCTGACGCCCTCGCACGGGCGCGGCTGGTATGTCTCGGCCAAGGTGCCGAAGGAATTTCCCAACACGCTGGAATCGTTCAGCGAAACCGCCAGGCGTCTCGGCCTGACGCCGTCCTCCGACGTGTTGCGCGCCGAACAGGCGCCGGCCTCGCTGGACGAAGCCGAGGAGCTTGCGATCGCGCCAGGCGCGACACTGTTTCATCTAGAGCGGATCCGGCGCCTCGACCAGGTTCCGGTCGCCGTCGACACCTCGTTCTTTGCAGCAAGCCTCGTTCCCGATCTCGGCCGCATCGACTTTCGCAACGCGTCGCTGTTCGGCCTGCTGATCGATGCCGGCGTCGACCTGGCGCGCGCCGAAACCACGATCGAAGCGCATGACGCCGATCCTGTACTGGCGCGCCATCTCGACATCGATGTCGGCAAGTCCACGCTGGTCATGCGCCAGCTCATCGTCGACACCGCCGGCCGGCCGCTGCTGTCCTCGACGATCCGCTACGCCGGCGACCGCTATCGCCTGCGCACATCCTTCTCCCGCACGGGCAAGACCGCCGCCCCTCGTATTGCGCCGCCACGGGTGGACCGCGAATAG
- a CDS encoding ATP-dependent Clp protease ATP-binding subunit has translation MEQRRSSQTFKRKELVGKLNPVGVRAFKAAADTAKLRGNPYVELVHFIEQLVLSDRSDVQMIIADAGVDASRLTADMTRAVDKLPYGATSIEEFSDHIFHAIQEAWNLATLEFGVEEVRSAHILLACLKTPVLEGLLSKISGEFDKIDADAVIARFADVVEGSLEAGASTTVSAPEAPRRAPGGDSALAKYATDLTQRARDGKIDPVVGRDPEIRQIVDILMRRRQNNPILTGEAGVGKTAVVEGFALRIAAEDVPPTLQGVSVRMLDVGLMQAGASVKGEFEKRLKAVIDEVQSSETPVILFIDEAHTLIGAGGAAGTGDAANLLKPALARGELRTIAATTWAEYKQHIEKDPALTRRFQVVKIDEPSEAVAVLMLRGVAGVLEQHHKVQILDEAIEAAVGLSHRYIPARQLPDKAVSLLDTACARVAISQHATPAEVEDIMRRRQALEVERGIIGREAAIGIEVTDRQARVEAGLAETETTLAAAEGRWEREKALVAEILELRARLRGEGVPLDTAATAEADTEAAAADAEKTKVPKTEVPKTEVPKTEPPKAETTKTETTKSKAAKAKAEVPAVADPAPSDPAADLARLRELMAELAEAQGETPLILPSVDRNAVAAVVQDWTGIPTGRMLSSQTEKALKLAATLSERVVGQDHAMEMIAKRVQTSRAGLGAPEKPVGVFLLCGPSGVGKTETALALAETLYGGEQNLISINMSEFQEAHTVSTLKGAPPGYVGYGKGGILTEAVRRKPYSVILLDEVEKAHPDVHEIFFQVFDKGMMDDSEGRRIDFKNTLILLTSNVGSEVIMDRTKNGTLRAGLDDLDTALRSPLLKVFPAAFLGRVVTIPYYPLSDSMIEAITRHQFAKIARRLRATNDAELVIGDGVMDLVKARCTEIESGGRMIDAILTNTLLPELSRGVLNRSLEGEKMTKVTVGASKEGFTYSFE, from the coding sequence ATGGAACAGCGCCGGTCATCGCAGACTTTCAAGCGCAAGGAACTGGTCGGCAAGCTCAATCCTGTCGGTGTCCGCGCCTTCAAGGCAGCTGCCGACACCGCCAAACTGCGCGGCAATCCTTACGTCGAACTCGTCCATTTCATCGAGCAGCTGGTGCTTTCCGACCGCTCGGATGTGCAGATGATCATCGCCGATGCAGGCGTCGATGCGAGCCGGCTCACGGCCGATATGACCCGCGCCGTCGACAAGCTGCCTTATGGCGCCACCTCGATCGAGGAATTCTCCGACCATATCTTTCATGCCATTCAGGAAGCCTGGAACCTGGCGACGCTGGAGTTCGGCGTCGAGGAAGTCCGCAGCGCCCATATTCTGCTTGCCTGCCTGAAGACGCCGGTGCTGGAAGGCCTGCTGTCGAAGATCAGCGGCGAGTTCGACAAGATCGACGCGGACGCGGTCATCGCGCGGTTCGCCGACGTCGTGGAGGGTTCGCTCGAAGCCGGCGCCTCGACCACGGTCTCCGCTCCAGAGGCGCCGCGGCGGGCTCCAGGCGGGGATTCGGCGCTGGCGAAATACGCCACCGACCTGACCCAGCGCGCCCGCGACGGCAAGATCGATCCGGTCGTCGGCCGCGATCCGGAGATCCGGCAGATCGTCGATATCCTGATGCGGCGCCGGCAGAACAATCCGATCCTGACCGGTGAGGCCGGGGTCGGCAAGACCGCGGTCGTCGAGGGCTTTGCCTTGCGCATCGCTGCGGAAGACGTCCCGCCGACACTGCAAGGCGTCAGCGTGCGCATGCTCGACGTCGGATTGATGCAGGCCGGCGCCAGCGTGAAGGGCGAATTCGAAAAACGGCTGAAGGCCGTCATCGACGAGGTTCAATCGTCCGAAACGCCGGTCATCCTGTTCATCGACGAAGCCCACACCTTGATCGGCGCCGGCGGCGCGGCTGGCACCGGTGATGCCGCCAATCTCTTGAAGCCGGCGCTGGCACGCGGCGAACTTCGCACCATCGCGGCAACGACCTGGGCCGAATACAAGCAGCACATCGAGAAGGACCCGGCGCTGACCCGTCGTTTCCAGGTGGTCAAGATCGACGAGCCGTCGGAGGCGGTGGCCGTCCTCATGTTGCGCGGTGTGGCCGGCGTCCTGGAGCAGCACCACAAGGTGCAGATACTCGATGAGGCGATCGAGGCGGCGGTCGGCCTGTCGCATCGCTACATCCCGGCACGGCAACTGCCTGACAAGGCGGTGAGCCTTCTCGACACCGCCTGCGCCCGTGTCGCCATATCGCAGCACGCCACGCCGGCCGAGGTCGAGGACATCATGCGCCGCCGCCAGGCGCTGGAGGTCGAGCGCGGCATCATCGGTCGCGAGGCCGCGATCGGCATCGAGGTGACTGACCGCCAGGCGCGCGTTGAAGCCGGGCTCGCCGAAACCGAGACCACGCTAGCCGCCGCCGAGGGGCGCTGGGAGCGCGAAAAGGCGCTGGTTGCCGAGATCCTCGAATTGCGCGCGCGGCTGCGCGGCGAGGGCGTGCCGCTCGATACGGCGGCGACCGCTGAGGCCGATACCGAAGCGGCAGCGGCGGACGCAGAAAAGACCAAGGTGCCCAAGACCGAGGTGCCCAAGACTGAGGTGCCCAAGACTGAGCCGCCCAAGGCTGAAACGACAAAGACGGAAACGACGAAGAGCAAGGCGGCCAAAGCCAAGGCCGAGGTGCCGGCGGTTGCCGATCCTGCGCCGTCAGATCCGGCCGCCGATCTCGCCCGGTTGCGCGAGCTGATGGCCGAACTGGCCGAGGCGCAAGGCGAAACACCACTGATCCTGCCGTCGGTCGACCGCAATGCCGTGGCGGCTGTCGTCCAGGACTGGACGGGCATCCCGACCGGGCGGATGCTGTCCAGCCAGACCGAGAAGGCGCTCAAGCTCGCCGCCACTTTGTCCGAGCGCGTGGTCGGGCAGGATCATGCGATGGAGATGATCGCCAAACGCGTGCAGACCAGCCGCGCCGGGCTCGGCGCGCCGGAAAAGCCGGTCGGCGTCTTCCTGCTCTGCGGCCCCTCGGGCGTCGGCAAGACCGAAACCGCGCTGGCACTGGCCGAAACGCTCTATGGCGGCGAGCAGAACCTGATCTCGATCAACATGTCCGAGTTCCAGGAGGCGCATACGGTGTCCACCTTGAAGGGTGCACCGCCCGGCTATGTCGGCTACGGCAAGGGCGGCATCCTGACCGAGGCCGTGCGCAGAAAACCCTATTCGGTGATCCTGCTCGACGAGGTCGAGAAGGCGCATCCGGACGTGCACGAAATCTTCTTCCAGGTCTTCGACAAGGGCATGATGGACGACAGCGAGGGCCGCCGGATCGATTTCAAGAACACGCTGATCCTGCTCACCTCGAATGTCGGCTCCGAGGTCATCATGGACCGCACGAAGAATGGTACGCTGCGGGCCGGGCTCGACGATCTCGATACCGCCTTGCGCAGCCCATTGCTGAAGGTCTTCCCTGCAGCCTTCCTCGGCCGGGTGGTGACCATTCCCTACTATCCGCTCTCGGATTCGATGATCGAGGCGATCACCCGTCACCAGTTTGCCAAGATCGCGCGCCGGCTGCGGGCAACCAACGATGCGGAATTGGTGATCGGCGACGGTGTCATGGATCTGGTCAAGGCCCGCTGCACCGAGATCGAATCCGGCGGGCGGATGATCGATGCCATCCTGACCAACACGCTGCTGCCGGAACTGAGCCGCGGCGTGCTCAACCGCTCGCTCGAGGGCGAAAAGATGACAAAAGTCACGGTCGGCGCCTCCAAGGAAGGTTTCACCTATTCCTTCGAGTAG
- the tssA gene encoding type VI secretion system protein TssA, whose amino-acid sequence MIDVALWLSPLDGGNPSGEDLRNDPAFHELERLTEPEVKVVHDGNNKPTSQSTIPVDWSAVLAKAAELRAHGRDLRLLVIVTRALANEDGLAGLAQGLTLIAQTFDQHWETMHPALRPNASPRDAALRRINALLDLQNGQDGLLANLRQMIFFAPRSIGPISGRDLEQSALDDRVMLQEAASGLNTAEKAALVSAHGQLLNRVRAGCAAQIDQAGAEMVTLVTDARAAIAALDAVETALNARLEGGGAPVPELKRFLQRLLTTLERNAAAGAVANGAAKPPTPAEPATPARNGHGAETMASAASYADSSTGLPDRISSRDDVVKCLDLVVAFYDRTEPSSPIPHLARRVRRMVHMDFVELMEDLAPSGLKEFRLLAGVPDVKKTAQKDER is encoded by the coding sequence GTGATTGATGTCGCACTCTGGCTTAGTCCGCTCGACGGTGGAAATCCGTCAGGGGAGGATTTGCGCAACGACCCGGCTTTTCATGAGCTGGAGCGCCTGACGGAGCCCGAGGTCAAGGTCGTCCACGACGGCAACAACAAGCCGACTTCGCAAAGCACCATTCCGGTCGACTGGTCCGCGGTGCTGGCAAAGGCGGCGGAATTGCGTGCGCATGGCCGCGACCTGCGCCTGCTCGTCATCGTCACGCGCGCGCTGGCCAATGAAGACGGACTGGCCGGGCTCGCGCAGGGTCTGACCCTCATTGCGCAGACCTTCGATCAGCATTGGGAAACCATGCATCCGGCCCTGCGGCCCAACGCTTCGCCTCGCGATGCCGCCTTGCGCCGTATCAACGCGCTGCTCGACCTCCAGAATGGTCAGGACGGGCTGTTGGCGAACCTGCGGCAGATGATTTTCTTTGCGCCACGCTCGATCGGGCCAATCAGCGGGCGCGACCTGGAACAAAGCGCGCTAGACGACCGTGTCATGCTCCAGGAAGCCGCCTCGGGGTTGAACACGGCAGAAAAGGCCGCACTTGTCAGTGCACACGGGCAATTGTTGAACCGGGTGCGTGCCGGATGTGCGGCACAGATAGATCAGGCCGGCGCAGAGATGGTCACGCTCGTTACCGACGCCCGGGCGGCGATCGCGGCCCTTGACGCGGTCGAAACCGCCCTCAACGCCCGCCTTGAGGGCGGCGGCGCTCCCGTTCCGGAATTAAAGCGGTTTCTGCAGCGTTTGCTGACGACCCTCGAACGGAACGCGGCAGCCGGCGCCGTGGCGAATGGTGCGGCCAAGCCGCCCACCCCGGCAGAACCGGCAACGCCTGCTCGAAACGGTCATGGAGCCGAGACTATGGCAAGTGCGGCAAGCTACGCGGACTCGAGCACGGGGCTACCCGACCGGATCTCCTCGCGCGACGACGTGGTCAAATGCCTCGACCTGGTCGTCGCCTTCTATGACCGCACCGAACCGTCGAGCCCCATACCGCATCTGGCACGGCGTGTGCGCCGCATGGTGCACATGGATTTCGTTGAACTGATGGAAGATCTCGCCCCGTCTGGGCTGAAGGAATTCCGGCTCCTTGCCGGCGTTCCCGATGTCAAGAAGACGGCTCAGAAGGATGAAAGGTAA
- the tssB gene encoding type VI secretion system contractile sheath small subunit: protein MPAESKAKVIERNRAPRVQIAYDVETYGSPTTIELPFVMAVMADLSGSSQTKEASKSVLDRSFVETDANRFPKFMEALGPRVKARVKNTLPQAEGQERDEELALDLTFTKMADFAPDKVAAQVPQLAEILKMRRQLEELLGFMDGRVDAEKRIAQLLNNEPLLGKIASQALADDDKAGE, encoded by the coding sequence ATGCCAGCCGAAAGCAAAGCGAAGGTCATCGAACGAAATCGCGCGCCGCGGGTGCAGATCGCCTACGACGTGGAAACCTACGGTAGCCCGACGACGATCGAATTGCCGTTTGTCATGGCCGTGATGGCCGACCTTTCCGGCTCTTCGCAGACCAAGGAAGCGTCAAAATCGGTGCTGGACCGATCCTTCGTCGAGACCGACGCGAATCGCTTCCCCAAATTCATGGAGGCGCTCGGGCCACGCGTCAAAGCCCGGGTGAAGAACACGCTGCCGCAGGCCGAAGGTCAGGAGCGTGACGAGGAACTGGCGCTCGATCTCACCTTCACCAAGATGGCTGATTTCGCTCCGGACAAGGTTGCCGCGCAGGTGCCGCAACTGGCCGAGATCCTCAAGATGCGTCGTCAACTCGAGGAACTGCTCGGCTTCATGGATGGCCGCGTCGACGCCGAAAAACGCATTGCGCAGCTTCTCAACAACGAGCCGCTGCTTGGCAAGATCGCCAGCCAGGCGCTCGCCGACGACGACAAGGCAGGGGAGTAA